In the genome of Primulina eburnea isolate SZY01 chromosome 13, ASM2296580v1, whole genome shotgun sequence, the window AAATGCTGCATTTCCTCTTTTTCTCCTGGTTAATCCAACTCAACAATCTTTTCTTCATAGCAACTGACAAATGTCCTGGTAACACTCTGAAATGCTGCATTTCCTCTTCTCCTCCCTGGTTAATCCAACTCAACAATTTTTTCTTCATAGAATTGACAAATGGCTTGACACCTTTGCTATAGTTTTATTTACTCATAATATTTTCTGATAGAACCAAGGTGTCTTCCTTGCACTCTTTGCATCTCGATGCTTAAATTGTTTGAATGACTTTGATGTTCATAGAGTTTTCTTTAATGATTGCTTCTTGTTTCATTACAGCTTCGGTTTTTAGAAGGCCTTCTGTTCTGCCTGCGATTCATCATCAATATTTACAAACGCAGGTTAGTTTGTTTACTTTCCAATATAATTTTGAGCTTTTGTTGGCAGACTTTAAATGTTAATGTTTAAAATTAGCATGTCATTCACAACTATGTTGTGTAGGCAATATATGGCAAGGTGAGAACTTGAGCTAGAATTGTGCATGTTGTTAGGCTAGAATATTTGAAGGTCATGATGAAGTCTGCACAAATAGATGGAAAAAGGTGTTGAAGTTGCATGAAACCCCAtactttttccttttttatgGTTTCTTTCCAGACAGTAATATGGAATTAAGTAGCTACACATAACAGAGTCCGAGGAAAATGTAGATCATTGGCGTAAGAAATCTGAGGCTTCTAACAGTATAATAAAAAAGAAATGCGCGAAGGACTAGGAAAAATTTGCAGTTCCTTTTTGTCTTTTAGGTTTTCCTTGTGTCCCAAGAGATAGTAATCACATGGGACAGGACGGGTACTATCATTCATCATGTCTGTGCAGACAAGGTTGTTCTTTGTGTTTTGCATTTCCCACCATTTAAATCTGGCATTATGACTTCCTGTTGTCCGTTTTATGTTCTTTCTGTTTAACAGTGTGGGATTGGGTACCAGAGAGATGAATTATTTAGCACTGCAGCAGCTACACTGGATTCCGATGAGGGAAATGAAACGGAGCAAAAGTAAGTCTTTCAAGCACAGCATCAAAACTTTTACCCTCTTTTTCGTTTCTTCATATATGACTAAGAAAACCCTCATTGGTGCTCTTGAATTAAGGGGAATAATGTATGTATTCATGCAAgcaattttcaatattttgctGTACAGAAAATAGTAGAAGTGCCAAGGAGTTCGTCCATATTCTTGTGAAGAACAATgctcaacaataaaaaaaaatatgaaactgCAATTTTGGTGTTTCATTGAGTTTATCTGTTGTTATCAGGCATAATCTGTCTAAAATCTTCACTAGAAACTTTTTTTCCAACTGCCAATGGTACGTACCTGGTAATGTTGCTCGAAACTGCTATCAACTGTGTAGAATTGATGCCTCGGGGTGCAAAAACCTTATATACCAATCATGCATACGACGTTAAAAGCTGACATACATGTGGAGTTCCatatatgattttatatttttcctcATTTCCACTCCAGGATAACCGTAACATTTGTTGAGAAGGATGGAGAAGAGACGAATATTAAGGTCCCAGTTGGAATGTCGATGCTGGAAGCTGCTCACGAGAATGATTTAGAACTTGACGGTAAACTgggaattttaaatttttgtagtTCCTGAACTCGTTAACCTTAGTGGATGTTTGCTCTCAGTATTTCAATCGCAAGTCAAGTGCTAATTCAGTTTGATTTCTAAATTGTGATGGAATTACTTAACGTGGAGATTTGCAAGTCCTGTTATCTCAGGATTTTAGCAATCgtgttttttaattattatgctTGCTAAAATAAGCAAATTTATTGCAGGTGCATGTGAAGCATCACTTGCCTGTTCCACTTGTCATGTTATTGTGATGGTAAGTTACCATGCGCCAGTCTCATGCTTCCCATCCTCCATTTAACTTTGAAAGAATGCCACTGGAAAATGGGTAAGAAATCATCTTCTGTTGTCAACTTGTTTTTTTCCTTCGACAGGACATGAGCCAGTACAACAAAATACCTGATCCAACGGATGAGGAAAATGACATGCTGGATCTCGCCTTTGGCCTCACTGAAACGTAGGTTTCTTTCTTGTGTTCGTACGCAAACAAGAATTTTAGTCTGTTTAGCTACTTGATATGTTTTTCCCAAATTTTTCTACAGTTCTCGTTTGGGTTGCCAGATAATTGCCGCGCCAGAGTTGGATGGAATTCGCTTGGCCATTCCTTCTGCCACTCGGAACTTTGCTGTTGATGGGTATAAACCTAAACCACATTAAATAATTCTTTGCATACAGAAGATGAAAGAAGCCTTTTTGTTGTAGATTGAATGGGGTGAAACAattttgtagtgtattttagcTTAGGAAGTGGAGGGATTCAGAGCCCTTTTTAGTGAGCATACACGGTAATTATTTTCTATTTGCGAGTCCACTTTCTAATGTAATCAAATAATCATTACGTGGCGATCCAAAAGCTATGATTCAATTCAATatgcaataaaaatatatttttggtgAATTAGCTAATTTGTTACAGATCACGCCTTAAAACTTAAAAGTTCATTTGGCAAGAATCAGCTCATTTACTGATTAAATTTTGAGACCATTCGATAATTTGGGAGTATTAATAAACATTGTTTGTCAATGCTTAtatcaattttataatattaaaaaaaattcataatctCTATTTATAATTCAAATCTtagaaaagtataatttttttcaaattacaCAATTATTGAATCAACTTGAAATTTATCATAATtaagataaaatattatataaaaatataacgattgaatttgaattttaaagtattatttttctaaaatacatATGAAAtctataaatttgaaattcatcattccaaaacGTAATCTATCGATTCAAAAGCCGAAGAAAAACTTTACATAAGAGCTACATGAAGTCGTAAGGTGTAGAATATTAACATATTGCCCAACTATCAGGCGGCACGATTATGCATGTATCATCAACTGTATGCAATATGCATGTCACGAAACTTGCATAGACAAGACAACTGGGGCATTATTTCAAGGATGTTGCTGCCATTCTATTATTGCAGAGCGGAGACTATGGTTTGGCACCAGATTGCAGTGTGGAAGCTTGAGGTTGGTCATTAGGGGACGTATCATTCCCTCTATCGATCCAGCCTTTGAGTGCTTCTGCCTCGTACGTGAACCCGTCTGCTGAGAAGACAGGGTCTCGCATGATTTCCTGTCAAGAATGATGAAGTTACACACAGAAGGCAATGATTCTGGCGTAGAATGttgatacatatacatattatGTTTACCTGCTACCAAGGAAGGAATGGAAGCATGTAAGAGTGTCTCTCAAACATAGGTACTATCCACAAGAAAGAGGTCGATGTGTTATTTGCAACTTGGAGTGCAAATGCAAATAAACCGGAGATCCTGCTCATATTTATGGAAAATTTAGAGAGTAACATAACAAATCCACCAACCTGAAATATTGGACAAATAAAGTAGGATTGAAATTGTGACAGTCTTTAGAAGCAATCCTGGACGATGGAACCCCACAAGAAACTCTCATTGGCTCAAGAACCCTCCAGACTTCAGAAGCAAGATCAGGCCGGTCGAAGTCCACGATTCACATCAGAGCAACTTATTGCAAGGTGAGCCAACTGCAGTGGCAGGCCTACATGGTCCTGAAGGGGTGCGATCGCCCAAATAATTTGAGGATTAATATACAAGTTTTAATCAGAAATTTTTCATATCTTTCGTATGTATCAATATATGGGGTAGATGCAGTGGCAGGCCTACATGGCCCCGAAGGGGTGCAATCCCCCaccctgaattttttttttttaaaaaaaattagtagtattatatatatatatatatatatatatatatatatatatatatatatatatatatatatatatatatatatatccattttAAATACAAATTTAATTTTACGATCTCCCTCTTTAAATTTATTACTATCGATTCTTACCTTGGTgttcatgaattttttttttctttctccaATTTTAAAATCTCTCAATAACGAAGAGTGACCACCACTTTGAACACCATCATCAGCTTTGAATAAATAGCAATAAATACAAATTTGGAGATCACAACGAAATACCGAAAGATCGCGTTGCCGTTGAGATCACAACTTCAAGAGTTGAACACTTGCTTTAATTAACGAGGTGAACATAAAATTTTGTTATGTATGGCTTGTCTTGATCTATCAAATTCATTTTGTGCTTATGATAAGGGAAAATTACTTCTGCTTTCTCTCTGATGGAGCTAATGCATCTTTAGCATAACCTTGAAAAACTTATTTTTGACATGCGAAGTAGCAATCAATTCTCTGAGATTGCAGGAATTAGCAAGCTTGTTAAAAGGATGGTTCAATAGAGGAAATATCAATTAGATTCGTTTTTAgtatatttaattttgaaattagTATTGTTATTACCTGTTGCAATTGCAATTGTAGAAAGAGTTTTTTCAGAAATGTAAATCACCAAACCATCACTTCGTAATTAGTTCAGAGATATGTAAAATTATTGTTTGGTTCCGTATATTGAGTGAGACTTGTTTGATAGAATTGATAATGAAGCTATCATTCAGCTTTTTCAAATTAAAGCATGAAATCTTGGAGTGTGTTAATTGTAAAAacatattaaattaatatatgacATTTATTATACATTTTGTGTTGATTCCTTAAATCTACTGAATTCGCTCCATCTGATTGAAAATCCTCAGTACGTACGCCATTGGATAGATGAATTTCATTATATATATGTTTGGTTTATGGTTTCAGAGTAATGCTACGTACACGTACAACTAAATGTGTATTTAAAATTCCTCATTGTTTTAtgacaataataataaaactacCCAACAACTACTTCCACAAAATCCTAGTAAAAAAAAGCAGTTTCACCCTCTAAGGACAGAAGAATAAGTTTCGTATCCATCCATGCAATTGTATGCATGCCTTGTCCAAAGCCAGTAACTTGATGGTATAATGTAAGGCATGCATGGACAAAATTAATAGACTGGCAACTTGCAAGATTATCAAATCATTTTCCACTTGCAGAAATATTTAACCAACCATACTGTACCAAATTTTCtgagaaaaataaatagataGATACAGAGAGATTGTGTGCGAATGTTagatatatatttgtgtgtggGGGGTAAATTCTCTTTATATTTGTAGTGAGAGAATAGAGAATATTATGTTATTTATTAGTCATCGGTTGCCATTAATGGCTCTGGTTCTCTTTTTTTTAGGGTTTGGTACTCCTCAGTTTTAAATGCACTCGCCATTCTTCTCTCTTTTTCCACACCTTCGTCTTTCTTtcttcttccttccattttTTCACCCATTTTTCTCTGTGTTTTCATCAAGAAAGTGGGAAAAATATTGTGAGTTTTCTCTCCTTTAATCCATTTTTCTTTGGTtcctttttttttgttgttttaggGTTTCATCACAGTTCTTGTTTCATCGAGTGGACATAATTTTTTAGGCTAAAGGGGTGAAAATCGGATACGCATCGATTCTTTTTCTTTGggaagaaaatttaaaaaaatgggaTAGAGGGTTTTGATATTAGTCAAAATCTATTTGCTTTTACTACTAAGTCGAGTATCGAAATCTTGTCGGGAAGATGAAAGGGAGTGGCGTGTTTGGGGGGACTCAAGAACACTCGTGGAGTGTCtttcaaataataaaaaaattaaattttgtgagcttttttctaaaaaaaatgttttctgccatcataatatatattattcgaTCCCTTATAGCTAAAATTTTTAGTTCTTGAACCAGATTACAATCTCCGGCCTTTCTTGTAGCTTCTTCTTCCCTTTTTCTCCTTTTCTCTGAAGAAATTATATAGAGACGATCATATTGAAATTATCACTACGATGTTGTCTCGGTTCACTCAGAGATATTCAAAATGATTTCGAGTTCTTGAATAAGATTCGAAGTTTGTGTTTTTGATCTTTTTGATTGAGCCGTGCCAATATCTCAGtgctttttcaaaaaaaaaaaaacaactacTTGAGGACCAAAACTCCCATAATCTTCCCATCTTGAATTTTTTGTGTTCATTAAGTTTATTTTTTTCTCCATAATAATTCCAAAGAATATTTCTCAAATGCAATTTTCTATTGTACAAAATCACGAAGATATTAAATACTGATTGAGTTATGGTCAGGTCCAGTTGGTTTTTCAATATTAGATCATAAATTGCATCGAGCAGCAACGTTAATTATGATGATTCCAATAATTACATCGAGTTTGACTAATGGAAAATGAGTAAAAGTAAAAACAAATTAACTAAAATGTaatttcagaaatatttagTACAAGATTTTGGATAATTTTTGGATATTTTCCCTTTTTTATAGTAtttcatataaatatttttcttgggTTTGAAATTCTTATGGGATAGAATTGAACCCTCTCGATAAATAAAACCTAAAGCATTTTAGTTGCAAATTAATGAGTTTAAAGATTAAATTCCTAAAtttttatatgtaaaataaatttccacacaataaatatttatattaaacgagtatacatatttttaaatacatgtttttttaatagtttttgttttgatgtcCTAATAGTACACAAATAGATTTACTCAATAATTCGTTGAATTTTCGTCGGTCATCAATAAATATTATAGTAATATGGCAAATCCTGGTCAAATTATTGTCCATGTTTGtttatttttcttcacaaaGAGAAAGGAATGGACTTAGTTAAAGTGACCTTTCCGTAGCCATGCCCACTCTATTTCGACATGGGTCAGCAGAGCACGATCAttcctaattttttttaaaaaaaaatcaatttttttatataaatttaatctcgaatatataaaaatatcccaaaacttTCAAAATTCTCAGGCTACATTTACACACGATAATTCACAAAACTATATGTAGAGGaaataaaaaaaagtataagattataatttcaGAATTGTGGTGTTAAACCGTGCCTGAAACCTAGAAGACTTTTTTAAAATCCAGATTTTTGAGGTACAATCATTAATACAAGGATCGATTGTACAACTTTAATCTACGACACACGTCATGTTtaagattaaatttatatatatatatatatatatatatatatatatatatatatatatatatatctgtgtgtgtgtgtattttcgtatgtatgattgtatgtatgtatgtggatgggatattgatatttcaaatgttttataGTAGTTGTTAAGGGGAGTAAATattggaagaagaagaagaagaagaagtgggTGAATGATCATAAATATGAAGGAACGAGTTACActctctgatatcaaatctctgCACAAATTGTTTGCCCAACAGAGAAAAGGAGAGTGCGCAATTTAATTCTTTGCCATAGACAAAGATTCCCATATTAACTACTCTCCTCATTTATTATTCCACCGGTACACTTCCAAGCTACATccaaataataatgataataataatgatgTGATTCACTCGTGTGAGAAGTGATCGCCATTGCGAGGTTGCACGGATCAATAGCGACTGTTGGTATTTTTTTAGTCAAAGTAGAACATAAATGAACCGATCTCACACTGGACAACGAATGATTTCAAGACGTTATAGATATGAAATTATACAGTCGaggataatttaaaaatatttaatatgtatTATTCATATAAAAAATGTACACCTTTTTCAGAGCTTCACTTAAAAACTTCAATGTTAATCTTGTTTGACCTGTAGCAATTATGAGATTGGATGACCCTTGACATGTGATTTGTCCAAATAATTGTCTCCATTAACTTCTTACAATCATTGGATAAAAGCAAATATGTTTGGGAGATTATTCGGACAACTCTttgaattgaaaataatttcgtattaatttttatttgatcaaaataaaaataataataacacttACAACAGGTGCGcatattttattcattttgaTGAAAGAACGATGTGTTGCTTGTTCGAGTACTTTTTTAGTGGAAAATGTAAA includes:
- the LOC140809582 gene encoding uncharacterized protein; the protein is MFVSRFYRLGSYAVQRLVKASVFRRPSVLPAIHHQYLQTQCGIGYQRDELFSTAAATLDSDEGNETEQKITVTFVEKDGEETNIKVPVGMSMLEAAHENDLELDGACEASLACSTCHVIVMDMSQYNKIPDPTDEENDMLDLAFGLTETSRLGCQIIAAPELDGIRLAIPSATRNFAVDGAETMVWHQIAVWKLEVGH